In one Pseudomonadota bacterium genomic region, the following are encoded:
- a CDS encoding acyl-CoA dehydrogenase C-terminal domain-containing protein, protein MPTFTAPTKDQQFILHDLLKIAEQDVPGYADLDRDFTDAVLTEAGKLAVEVLHPLNATGDKEGCRLENGVVRVPSGFKEAYDQMAEGGWMAMDIPEQYGGQGLPYIMHTAAMEPMVSANMAFNMYPGLSHGNMAAILANGTEEQKQTYLPKMSTGEWSGTMNLTEPHCGTDLGLMRTKAEPQDDGTYKISGQKIWISAGEHEMAENIIHLVLAKIPGGPEGVKGISLFIVPKFLVNEDGSLGERNSLSCGGLEEKMGIHGNATCVMNYDGATGYLIGEAHKGMRAMFIMMNEARLGVGLQGFAQGEIAYQNALGFAQDRIQGRAVTGAEAPEKAADPIIVHPDVRRNLMDQKSFVEGARALTYWGSTMLDRAHRLEDKEAEDMMSLLTPVIKGFLTDKGFETAVNAQQTLGGSGFTQEWGLEQFVRDARITMIYEGTNGVQSLDLVGRKLGMNGGKTVMAFFDMVKDFIKENEGNEALKRDFLDPLKAASKDLQAAGMYFMQEGMKNPNNALSGSYDFMHLFGHVALGLMWARMAKAAHAALEGGASDTEFYETKLATGRYYMARPLKMTGTHLARIQTGGETVMALKAANF, encoded by the coding sequence ATGCCGACCTTCACCGCCCCGACGAAAGACCAGCAGTTCATCCTGCATGATCTCCTGAAGATCGCCGAGCAGGACGTGCCGGGCTACGCCGATCTGGACCGAGACTTCACCGACGCCGTCCTCACCGAGGCAGGCAAGCTCGCCGTGGAGGTACTTCATCCGCTCAACGCCACGGGCGACAAGGAAGGCTGCCGGCTGGAAAACGGCGTGGTCCGCGTGCCCTCGGGCTTCAAGGAGGCCTATGACCAGATGGCCGAGGGCGGCTGGATGGCCATGGACATCCCTGAGCAATACGGCGGCCAGGGCCTGCCCTACATCATGCACACTGCTGCCATGGAGCCCATGGTGTCGGCGAACATGGCGTTCAACATGTATCCGGGGCTCTCCCACGGGAACATGGCCGCGATCCTCGCCAACGGCACCGAGGAGCAGAAGCAAACCTACCTGCCCAAGATGTCCACCGGCGAATGGTCGGGGACGATGAACCTGACCGAGCCCCATTGCGGCACCGATCTCGGCCTCATGCGCACGAAGGCCGAGCCCCAGGACGACGGCACCTACAAGATCTCCGGCCAGAAGATCTGGATCTCCGCCGGTGAGCACGAGATGGCCGAGAACATCATCCACCTCGTGCTCGCGAAGATCCCCGGCGGCCCCGAGGGCGTGAAGGGCATCTCGCTCTTCATCGTGCCGAAATTCCTCGTCAACGAGGACGGCTCGCTGGGTGAGCGGAACTCGCTCTCCTGCGGCGGCCTCGAAGAGAAGATGGGCATCCACGGCAACGCCACCTGCGTGATGAACTATGACGGGGCCACGGGCTACCTCATCGGCGAAGCGCACAAGGGCATGCGCGCCATGTTCATCATGATGAACGAAGCGCGCCTCGGCGTGGGCCTCCAGGGCTTCGCGCAGGGCGAGATCGCCTACCAGAACGCGCTGGGCTTCGCCCAGGACCGCATCCAGGGCCGCGCCGTCACCGGCGCCGAGGCGCCCGAGAAGGCCGCGGACCCGATCATCGTGCACCCCGATGTGCGCCGGAACCTGATGGACCAGAAGAGTTTCGTGGAAGGCGCCCGCGCGCTGACATACTGGGGCTCGACCATGCTCGACCGCGCCCACAGGCTCGAGGACAAAGAGGCCGAGGACATGATGAGCCTGCTGACGCCGGTCATCAAAGGCTTCCTCACCGACAAGGGCTTCGAGACGGCCGTGAACGCGCAGCAAACGCTGGGCGGCTCGGGCTTCACCCAGGAATGGGGCCTCGAGCAGTTCGTCCGCGACGCTCGGATCACGATGATCTACGAGGGCACGAACGGCGTGCAGTCGCTGGACCTCGTGGGCCGCAAGCTCGGCATGAACGGCGGCAAGACGGTCATGGCCTTCTTCGACATGGTCAAGGACTTCATCAAGGAGAACGAGGGCAATGAGGCGCTGAAGCGCGACTTCCTCGACCCGCTCAAGGCGGCCTCGAAAGACCTGCAGGCGGCGGGGATGTACTTCATGCAGGAAGGCATGAAGAACCCCAACAATGCACTCTCGGGCAGCTACGACTTCATGCATCTCTTCGGTCACGTGGCCCTCGGCCTTATGTGGGCGCGGATGGCGAAGGCCGCCCACGCGGCGCTCGAGGGCGGTGCCTCCGACACCGAATTCTACGAGACGAAGCTCGCCACGGGCCGCTACTACATGGCGCGCCCGCTGAAGATGACCGGCACCCACCTCGCCCGCATCCAGACCGGCGGCGAGACGGTGATGGCGCTGAAGGCCGCGAACTTCTAA
- a CDS encoding glutathione S-transferase family protein: protein MTLRLHCFGESGNSYKAALALELAGLDWKPVKVDFFGGATRADGYRAFNAMAEAPVLEDGDFRLTQSGAIQQWVTDKTGKHGGAAEEKYEVLRWVLWDNHKLSSQAGMLRFLINFLPEEKRPAEVIAFTQGRLQAAYTTLDTHLAGRDWIVGDGLTNADISACGYLFYPEPFGFDRAHWPNIDRWLARIAALPGWKHPYDLMPGHPSDRA from the coding sequence ATGACCCTCAGACTCCACTGCTTCGGCGAGAGCGGAAATTCCTACAAGGCGGCGCTCGCGCTCGAGCTCGCGGGGCTCGACTGGAAACCCGTGAAGGTGGATTTCTTCGGGGGCGCCACCCGCGCCGACGGCTACCGCGCCTTCAACGCCATGGCCGAGGCGCCCGTGCTGGAGGATGGCGATTTCCGCCTCACGCAATCGGGCGCGATCCAGCAATGGGTGACGGACAAGACCGGCAAGCATGGCGGCGCGGCAGAGGAGAAATACGAAGTGCTCCGCTGGGTGCTCTGGGACAATCACAAGCTCTCCTCCCAGGCGGGCATGCTTCGGTTTCTCATAAATTTCCTGCCGGAAGAGAAACGGCCCGCGGAGGTCATCGCCTTCACTCAGGGCCGCCTCCAGGCCGCCTACACCACCCTCGACACCCATCTTGCAGGGCGCGACTGGATCGTAGGCGACGGGCTCACCAATGCCGACATCTCCGCCTGCGGATATCTCTTCTACCCGGAGCCCTTTGGCTTTGACCGCGCGCACTGGCCCAATATCGACCGCTGGCTCGCGCGCATCGCGGCGCTTCCTGGCTGGAAGCACCCCTACGATCTCATGCCCGGGCATCCGAGCGACCGCGCCTGA
- a CDS encoding acetyl-CoA C-acetyltransferase, whose translation MTTDAYIYDAVRSPRGKGRKDGALHEVTSARLSIQMLNAIKARNGLEGHCVEDVIWGNVTQVMEQGGCLARTAVLGSDLDESIPGLSINRFCASGMEAVNLAANQVRAGAGEAYIAGGVEMMGRVPMGADGAAIAADPSLAMEQYFVPQGIGADIIATEYGFSRDDADAFAVESQKRAAQAWDENRFEKSIITVRDQNGLPILAEDEYIRRGTDMQSLGALKAAFKEQGEVMPGFDKVALIKYPHLERVNHIHHAGNSSGIVDGSAAVLIGSKEFGEKWGLTPRARIRYTAKIGSDPTINLTGPVPVTEKLMAETGLKVSDFDLIEVNEAFSSVVLRFMQAFEADHDKINVNGGAIAMGHPLGATGAIIIGTLLDELERQDKEIGMATLCVASGMGAATVLERV comes from the coding sequence ATGACCACCGACGCCTATATCTACGACGCCGTGCGCTCCCCGCGCGGCAAGGGCCGCAAGGACGGCGCGCTGCACGAAGTCACGTCCGCGCGGCTGTCGATCCAGATGCTCAACGCCATCAAGGCGCGCAACGGGCTCGAGGGCCACTGCGTCGAGGACGTGATCTGGGGCAACGTCACGCAGGTCATGGAGCAGGGCGGCTGCCTCGCGCGCACGGCGGTGCTGGGCTCCGACCTCGATGAATCGATCCCCGGTCTCTCGATCAACCGGTTCTGCGCCAGCGGAATGGAGGCGGTGAACCTCGCCGCGAACCAGGTCCGCGCCGGGGCGGGCGAGGCCTATATCGCTGGCGGCGTGGAGATGATGGGCCGCGTGCCCATGGGCGCCGACGGCGCCGCCATCGCAGCAGACCCCAGCCTCGCCATGGAGCAGTATTTTGTGCCCCAGGGCATCGGGGCCGACATCATCGCCACCGAGTACGGGTTTTCCCGCGATGACGCGGATGCCTTCGCCGTGGAAAGCCAGAAGCGCGCCGCCCAGGCCTGGGACGAGAACCGCTTCGAGAAATCGATCATCACCGTGCGCGACCAGAACGGCCTGCCCATCCTCGCGGAAGACGAATATATCCGCCGCGGCACCGACATGCAGTCCCTCGGCGCGCTGAAAGCCGCCTTCAAGGAGCAGGGCGAGGTCATGCCCGGCTTCGACAAGGTCGCGCTCATCAAGTACCCCCATCTCGAGCGGGTGAACCACATCCACCACGCCGGGAACTCCTCGGGCATCGTGGATGGTTCCGCGGCCGTGCTCATCGGCTCGAAGGAGTTCGGAGAGAAGTGGGGCCTCACGCCCCGCGCGCGCATCCGCTACACCGCCAAGATCGGCTCGGATCCCACGATCAACCTCACCGGCCCGGTGCCCGTCACCGAGAAGCTCATGGCCGAGACCGGGCTCAAGGTCTCCGACTTCGACCTCATCGAGGTGAACGAAGCCTTCTCGTCGGTGGTGCTGCGCTTCATGCAGGCTTTTGAGGCCGACCACGACAAGATCAACGTCAACGGCGGCGCCATCGCCATGGGCCACCCGCTCGGCGCCACGGGCGCGATCATCATCGGCACGCTCCTCGACGAGCTCGAGCGGCAGGACAAAGAGATCGGCATGGCCACGCTCTGCGTCGCCTCCGGCATGGGCGCGGCCACCGTGCTCGAGCGCGTCTGA
- a CDS encoding 3-hydroxyacyl-CoA dehydrogenase NAD-binding domain-containing protein, whose product MSDFSMNVGDDGVAIITWDTQGKSMNVMNEQGFRDLEALIDTVLGDDAIKGAVITSGKEGTFAGGMDLNIIAKMKEMAGDNPAEGLFNGIMDIHRLLRKIERAGMEPKTNKGGKPIAAALPGTALGIGLELPMATHRIFCADNPKAKIGLPEIMVGIFPGAGGTTRVSWKLGPMAGSPILFQGKLHAPAQAKGVGLIDEVVDDPVQAAREWVLSEPKIVKPWDEKGYKYPGGAPYHPAGFMTFVGASAMVNASTNGVYPAAKALLSAVYEGAMVPFDTALKIEARWFTNVLMNPSSGAMIRSLFINKEALEKGAVRPGVPDQKVKKIGVMGAGMMGAGIALVSAQAGMEVVLIDQQQESADKGKAYVDDYFSKGVSRKKITEEKKAAAMGLITATTDYEALKGADLIIEAVFEDPGVKAEVTKNVLKVVGPDCIFATNTSTLPITELAKASDTPENFIGIHFFSPVEKMMLVEIIKGKETGDRAVAKALDYVRQIKKTPIVVNDARFFYCNRCIIPYINEGMRMVMEGVAPALIENAARLVGMPLGPLQLVDETSIDLGVKIAKATKGAMGAEYDDAVDEILFWMADEGRLGKKSNAGFYEYDERGKRTGLWSGLAAKYPVAEEQPDLLEVQHRLLMIQSLEAVRALEEDVLMDIREGDVGAILAWGFAPWSGGPLSWLDMIGAAYASERTAELTAKFGPRFETPALLKDLAAKNDTFYGRYQPAIAAE is encoded by the coding sequence ATGTCTGATTTCAGCATGAACGTGGGCGACGACGGCGTCGCCATCATCACCTGGGACACCCAGGGCAAGAGCATGAACGTCATGAACGAGCAGGGCTTCCGCGACCTGGAAGCGCTGATCGACACCGTCCTCGGCGACGATGCCATCAAGGGCGCGGTCATCACGTCCGGCAAGGAAGGCACCTTCGCCGGCGGCATGGATCTCAACATCATCGCCAAGATGAAGGAGATGGCCGGAGACAACCCCGCCGAGGGACTTTTCAACGGCATCATGGATATCCACCGCCTACTCCGGAAGATCGAGCGTGCGGGCATGGAGCCGAAGACCAACAAGGGCGGCAAGCCCATCGCGGCCGCGCTCCCGGGCACGGCGCTCGGCATCGGGCTCGAGCTGCCCATGGCCACGCACCGCATCTTCTGCGCCGACAACCCCAAGGCCAAGATCGGCCTGCCGGAGATCATGGTGGGCATCTTCCCCGGCGCGGGCGGCACCACGCGCGTGAGCTGGAAGCTCGGCCCCATGGCGGGCTCGCCCATCCTGTTCCAGGGCAAGCTGCACGCGCCCGCGCAAGCCAAGGGCGTGGGCCTGATCGACGAGGTGGTCGACGATCCCGTCCAAGCGGCCCGCGAGTGGGTCCTTTCCGAGCCCAAGATCGTGAAGCCCTGGGACGAGAAGGGCTACAAGTATCCGGGCGGCGCGCCCTACCATCCGGCAGGCTTCATGACCTTCGTGGGTGCCTCGGCCATGGTCAACGCCAGCACGAACGGGGTCTATCCCGCCGCCAAGGCGCTCCTGTCGGCGGTTTACGAAGGCGCCATGGTGCCCTTCGACACTGCGCTCAAGATCGAGGCGCGCTGGTTCACCAATGTGCTCATGAACCCGTCTTCGGGCGCCATGATCCGCTCCCTCTTCATCAACAAGGAAGCGCTGGAAAAAGGCGCTGTGCGCCCCGGAGTGCCCGACCAGAAGGTCAAGAAGATCGGCGTCATGGGCGCGGGCATGATGGGGGCAGGCATCGCGCTCGTCTCCGCCCAGGCGGGCATGGAAGTCGTGTTGATCGATCAGCAGCAGGAAAGCGCGGACAAGGGTAAAGCCTATGTCGACGACTACTTCTCCAAGGGCGTGAGCCGGAAGAAGATCACCGAGGAGAAGAAGGCCGCCGCCATGGGCCTCATCACCGCCACGACCGATTACGAGGCGCTCAAGGGCGCGGACCTCATCATCGAGGCCGTTTTTGAGGACCCGGGCGTGAAGGCGGAGGTGACGAAAAACGTGCTGAAGGTGGTCGGCCCCGACTGCATCTTCGCCACCAACACCTCCACCCTGCCCATCACCGAGCTCGCGAAGGCCTCCGACACGCCGGAGAACTTCATCGGCATCCACTTCTTCTCCCCCGTGGAAAAGATGATGCTCGTGGAGATCATCAAGGGCAAAGAGACCGGCGACCGCGCGGTGGCCAAGGCGCTCGATTACGTGCGCCAGATCAAGAAGACGCCCATCGTCGTCAACGATGCCCGCTTCTTCTACTGCAACCGCTGCATCATCCCCTACATCAATGAAGGGATGCGGATGGTCATGGAGGGTGTCGCGCCCGCGCTCATCGAGAACGCCGCGCGCCTCGTGGGGATGCCGCTCGGCCCGCTCCAGCTCGTGGACGAGACCTCCATCGACCTCGGCGTCAAGATCGCCAAGGCCACGAAGGGCGCCATGGGCGCGGAATATGACGACGCCGTGGACGAGATCCTGTTCTGGATGGCCGACGAGGGCCGACTGGGCAAGAAGTCCAACGCGGGCTTCTACGAGTACGACGAGCGCGGCAAGCGCACGGGCCTCTGGTCCGGGCTCGCGGCCAAGTATCCGGTCGCCGAGGAGCAGCCCGACCTTCTGGAAGTCCAGCACCGCTTGCTCATGATCCAGTCGCTCGAGGCCGTGCGCGCGCTCGAGGAAGACGTGCTCATGGATATCCGCGAGGGTGATGTGGGCGCGATCCTGGCCTGGGGCTTCGCGCCCTGGTCCGGCGGGCCGCTTTCCTGGCTCGACATGATCGGCGCGGCCTACGCCTCGGAGCGGACGGCGGAGCTTACGGCCAAGTTCGGGCCCCGCTTCGAGACGCCCGCGCTTCTGAAGGACCTCGCCGCCAAGAACGACACGTTCTACGGCCGCTATCAGCCCGCCATCGCGGCCGAGTAA
- a CDS encoding type 1 glutamine amidotransferase domain-containing protein: MTERILFVLTSCDGFEAGGETRETGFYMDEMAAPYWALRDAGYAVDFASIAGGKAPVDPISIAEDAAERPAAVTRFMADDAAMAALETTMSVSEAKAADYAAVFLPGGHGTMFDFRQNSDLTALTSAAWQGGAVLGAVCHGPAGLIEAVDAEGKPVVAGRRVNGFTDAEEEAVGLTEAVPYLLETELRAKGAIFEHGGVFEEYAVRDGRLVTGQNPQSAEAVARLMVEALGTGRAEAA, translated from the coding sequence ATGACCGAACGCATCCTCTTCGTCCTGACGTCCTGCGACGGCTTCGAGGCCGGCGGCGAGACGCGAGAGACGGGCTTTTATATGGATGAGATGGCGGCGCCCTACTGGGCGCTGCGCGACGCGGGCTACGCGGTGGACTTCGCCTCGATCGCGGGCGGCAAGGCCCCGGTGGACCCGATCTCCATCGCCGAAGACGCGGCAGAGCGCCCCGCCGCTGTCACGCGCTTCATGGCCGATGATGCCGCCATGGCCGCGCTTGAAACCACGATGTCGGTCTCCGAGGCGAAGGCCGCGGATTACGCGGCCGTCTTCCTGCCGGGTGGCCACGGCACGATGTTCGATTTCCGCCAGAACTCGGACCTTACGGCGCTGACATCCGCGGCCTGGCAGGGTGGCGCGGTGCTGGGCGCGGTCTGCCACGGGCCCGCCGGGCTCATCGAGGCGGTGGATGCCGAGGGCAAGCCGGTCGTCGCCGGGCGGCGCGTGAACGGCTTCACCGATGCCGAGGAAGAGGCGGTGGGTCTCACCGAGGCGGTGCCCTACCTGCTCGAGACCGAGCTGCGCGCCAAGGGCGCCATCTTCGAGCATGGCGGTGTCTTCGAGGAATACGCCGTGCGCGACGGCCGCCTCGTGACCGGGCAGAACCCGCAATCGGCGGAAGCCGTGGCGCGGCTCATGGTCGAGGCGCTGGGGACGGGGCGCGCAGAAGCCGCCTGA
- a CDS encoding Hint domain-containing protein, with product MFDLKEALEPSGPPADSLPINRRSGLLHSTRVATPGGWRVAESIALGDEVLTFDNGFQRVTGIERVLNWPDNASCPDHAAPFEVPAHALGNSERLLMLPNQLVLVESDLAEQMTGDPFALLTVEMLAGWKGISRVTPRAPHLVIVLHFEQDEVIYAGDGALLHCQSDAGILDYIHGEVAYLPLERAEARAVVEDLHAREVLAA from the coding sequence ATGTTCGATTTGAAAGAGGCCCTCGAGCCTTCCGGTCCGCCTGCGGATAGCCTTCCGATCAATCGCCGCTCGGGCCTCTTGCACAGCACCCGCGTGGCCACGCCCGGCGGCTGGCGCGTGGCCGAGAGCATCGCCCTGGGCGACGAGGTGCTGACATTCGACAACGGATTCCAGCGGGTCACCGGGATCGAGCGCGTGCTCAACTGGCCTGACAATGCGAGCTGCCCCGACCATGCCGCGCCCTTCGAGGTGCCGGCCCACGCGCTGGGCAACAGCGAACGGCTCCTGATGCTGCCGAACCAGCTTGTGCTTGTGGAGAGCGATCTCGCTGAGCAGATGACTGGCGATCCCTTCGCGCTTTTGACCGTGGAGATGCTCGCGGGCTGGAAAGGCATTTCTCGCGTCACGCCCCGGGCGCCGCATCTCGTGATCGTGCTGCATTTCGAGCAGGACGAGGTGATCTATGCCGGGGACGGGGCGCTGCTGCACTGCCAATCCGACGCCGGCATCCTCGATTATATCCATGGCGAGGTGGCTTATCTGCCGCTCGAGCGTGCCGAAGCTCGGGCCGTGGTCGAGGACCTGCACGCCCGGGAAGTGCTGGCGGCCTGA
- a CDS encoding sulfotransferase family 2 domain-containing protein, which produces MIYSPERGYLFIHIPKTGGTSLAMALEARAKPGDIMAGDTPKARRRRQRLKGLPARGRLWKHSMLSDLDGWLGTDDLDALVVFTLVRNPWDRMVSYYHWLRAQSFEHEAVTLAKSLDFGAFLAHPHTAASLAAADYAGYVTDAEGRERCSFFIRLEHFVEDVAPLEAHLGFRVHLPHENRSDRPADYRTAYSDAESERVAKLCATDIARFGYRFDG; this is translated from the coding sequence GTGATCTACTCGCCCGAACGCGGATACCTCTTCATCCACATCCCCAAGACGGGCGGCACCTCGCTTGCCATGGCACTGGAAGCAAGGGCAAAACCGGGCGACATCATGGCCGGGGACACGCCGAAGGCCCGACGCAGGCGCCAGCGCCTGAAGGGATTGCCGGCCCGCGGGCGGCTTTGGAAGCACTCCATGCTCAGCGATCTCGACGGCTGGCTCGGGACGGATGACCTCGACGCGTTGGTCGTCTTCACGCTGGTGCGGAACCCGTGGGATCGCATGGTGAGCTACTACCACTGGCTGCGGGCCCAGAGCTTCGAGCATGAAGCGGTGACGCTGGCGAAGTCGCTCGACTTCGGCGCTTTTCTCGCCCATCCGCACACTGCTGCCTCGCTCGCCGCGGCGGATTATGCGGGATATGTCACCGACGCGGAGGGGCGCGAAAGATGCAGCTTTTTCATACGGTTGGAGCATTTCGTGGAGGACGTCGCACCGCTCGAGGCGCATCTGGGCTTCCGCGTGCACCTTCCCCACGAGAACCGCTCGGATCGCCCCGCGGACTACCGCACGGCCTATTCAGACGCCGAATCGGAGCGCGTCGCAAAGCTCTGCGCCACCGATATCGCGCGCTTCGGCTACCGCTTCGACGGCTAG
- a CDS encoding DMT family transporter, with product MASLDELPRLSAPDGLKAAGLAVAGMALIGVGDNAMPEVAAHMGLAQFQVVRSGMALALMPLVLIWTRQRLWPVNPWGVLGRSALLTVAMGFYFASVGFLSVAQSLAGVFTAPLWVMLVTRAQGRSVDGPTAAWIILGFFGCLAVVQPDPRELGWLALGPLLAGFFYGMTGKVTRSWTGQESAWTLVSVYLAMIGLAGLLALPFLDPESTDYLSRGWVSVPPHVLALCFAQALVALVSVTLLARAYQLAAPAFVGAFEYSVLLVAAAVGFAIWGHEIGPLGLSGIALLLVSGAALAWRGDRA from the coding sequence ATGGCCAGTCTCGACGAGCTTCCGCGCCTGAGCGCGCCCGATGGGCTGAAGGCGGCGGGGCTCGCTGTGGCGGGTATGGCGCTCATCGGGGTGGGTGACAATGCCATGCCCGAGGTCGCCGCGCATATGGGGCTCGCGCAGTTTCAGGTGGTGCGCTCGGGCATGGCGCTGGCGCTCATGCCCCTCGTCCTGATCTGGACGCGGCAGCGCCTCTGGCCGGTCAATCCATGGGGCGTGTTGGGTCGGTCGGCTCTTCTGACGGTCGCCATGGGCTTTTACTTCGCGAGCGTGGGCTTTCTCTCGGTGGCGCAGTCGCTGGCGGGGGTCTTCACCGCCCCGCTCTGGGTGATGCTCGTGACCCGTGCGCAGGGGCGGTCCGTGGATGGCCCTACCGCGGCCTGGATCATCCTCGGCTTCTTTGGCTGCCTCGCGGTGGTTCAGCCTGACCCGAGAGAGCTTGGCTGGCTGGCATTGGGGCCGCTTCTCGCGGGATTTTTCTACGGCATGACGGGCAAGGTCACGCGGTCCTGGACGGGGCAGGAAAGCGCATGGACGCTGGTTTCTGTTTATCTCGCGATGATCGGCTTGGCGGGGCTTCTGGCGCTGCCGTTTCTCGATCCCGAGAGCACGGATTACCTGAGCCGGGGGTGGGTGTCGGTGCCGCCTCATGTGCTCGCGCTCTGCTTTGCGCAGGCGCTCGTGGCGCTCGTCTCGGTGACGCTGCTCGCGCGGGCCTACCAGCTTGCCGCGCCAGCCTTCGTGGGGGCCTTTGAATATAGCGTGCTCCTCGTGGCCGCCGCCGTGGGCTTCGCCATCTGGGGGCACGAGATCGGGCCGCTCGGCCTCTCGGGGATCGCGCTTCTCCTTGTCTCGGGGGCGGCGCTCGCCTGGCGGGGAGACCGGGCGTGA
- a CDS encoding AMP-binding protein: MGWMQDEVGLDKRAANFVPLTPLSHLRRAREVFPERTALIYGDLSLTYAEYHDRVSRVASALAARGVNPGDVVATILPNVPAQVEAHFAVPATGAVLNTINIRLDVATVAYIFDHGAAKVALVDTQFMDLAEAACAAVEGTAPQIIEVPDAAAGHPATGRYPTYEDLIAEGDADFAWVMPEDEWESLALNYTSGTTGRPKGVVYHHRGAYLMTMGTVISWRMTLLPRYLAIVPLFHCNGWNHSWMMPVLGGAVVCCRDITPGAIYDAIADHGVTHFGGAPIVLNMIVNAPESARRPFDHTVEVFTAGAPPAAATLAAIGDLGFNVTQVYGLTETYGHVTECLWDTAWDALPQAEKAAMKARQGVAFPMMEGLDVVSSDGTPIPRDGAATGEIVIRGNAVMKGYLKNPEATEEAFAGGHFHSGDIALRHPNGYVQIADRAKDIIISGGENVSSVEVEGVLMHHPNVSLCAVVAKPDEKWGEVPCAFVELKDGKEASAEELIAFARERLAGFKTPKRVEFMELPKTSTGKIQKFELRKVAADLA; encoded by the coding sequence ATGGGCTGGATGCAGGACGAAGTAGGCTTGGACAAGCGCGCGGCGAATTTCGTGCCGCTGACGCCGCTCTCCCATCTGCGCCGTGCGCGCGAGGTCTTTCCGGAGCGTACCGCGCTGATTTACGGAGATCTTTCGCTGACCTACGCGGAGTACCATGACCGCGTGAGCCGCGTCGCCTCGGCCCTCGCGGCCCGCGGCGTGAACCCGGGCGACGTGGTGGCCACGATCCTGCCCAACGTGCCCGCGCAAGTGGAGGCGCATTTCGCCGTCCCCGCCACGGGCGCGGTGCTCAACACGATCAACATCCGCCTCGACGTGGCCACCGTGGCCTACATCTTCGATCACGGTGCGGCCAAGGTCGCGCTGGTCGACACCCAGTTCATGGACCTCGCCGAGGCCGCCTGCGCGGCCGTGGAGGGCACGGCCCCTCAAATCATCGAGGTGCCGGACGCGGCGGCGGGCCATCCCGCCACGGGCCGCTACCCGACTTACGAAGACCTCATCGCGGAGGGAGACGCCGACTTCGCCTGGGTGATGCCGGAGGATGAATGGGAGAGCCTCGCGCTCAACTACACCTCGGGCACGACGGGGCGTCCAAAGGGCGTCGTCTACCATCACCGCGGTGCCTACCTGATGACGATGGGCACGGTCATCTCCTGGCGGATGACGCTCCTCCCCCGTTACCTCGCCATCGTCCCGCTCTTCCATTGCAACGGCTGGAACCATTCGTGGATGATGCCCGTCCTCGGCGGGGCTGTCGTTTGCTGCCGTGATATCACGCCGGGCGCGATCTACGATGCCATCGCTGATCACGGGGTGACGCATTTCGGCGGGGCCCCCATCGTGCTCAACATGATCGTCAACGCGCCCGAAAGCGCGCGCCGCCCCTTTGATCACACCGTGGAAGTCTTCACAGCCGGTGCGCCGCCCGCCGCCGCCACCCTCGCCGCCATCGGCGATCTGGGCTTCAACGTGACCCAGGTCTACGGGCTCACCGAGACCTACGGCCACGTCACCGAGTGCCTCTGGGACACCGCCTGGGACGCGCTCCCGCAAGCCGAGAAGGCCGCGATGAAGGCACGGCAGGGCGTGGCCTTCCCAATGATGGAGGGGCTCGACGTGGTGAGCTCGGATGGCACCCCAATCCCGCGCGACGGCGCGGCCACAGGCGAGATCGTGATCCGGGGCAACGCGGTCATGAAAGGCTACCTAAAGAACCCCGAGGCCACGGAAGAGGCCTTTGCCGGGGGGCATTTCCATTCTGGCGACATCGCCCTCAGGCACCCCAACGGCTACGTCCAGATCGCCGACCGCGCCAAGGACATCATCATCTCCGGCGGCGAGAATGTCTCTTCCGTGGAGGTCGAGGGCGTGCTCATGCATCACCCCAACGTCTCCCTATGTGCCGTCGTCGCGAAGCCCGACGAGAAGTGGGGCGAGGTGCCCTGCGCCTTTGTCGAACTCAAGGACGGCAAAGAAGCGAGCGCCGAGGAGCTCATCGCCTTCGCCCGCGAACGGCTCGCGGGCTTCAAGACGCCGAAGCGCGTGGAGTTCATGGAGCTGCCCAAGACCTCCACCGGCAAGATCCAGAAATTCGAGCTGAGGAAAGTGGCAGCGGACCTCGCCTAG